In Mytilus edulis chromosome 3, xbMytEdul2.2, whole genome shotgun sequence, the genomic window ATATGGTGGCATTTTTGGTCGACACAGTGTCACGAAATATAGCTATAGCTATTACAGAAGTCATCATGGTTTTAGCATTAGACATAAAAGATTTTCTTATCATGGAGTTTGTAAGTTGTTATTAAAAATGTCCGTCATTAAATAGAAAATGAAGATAAAAACCTATCAACATATGAATCATATTAGTAGACATTTtactgtatactagtatataaatgttcttttaattCTTTCATAGCATAGGCATTTTATGCACATTTGCATAATGTACATGAGCGTGTTTTCACGCGATGTTAAGTAGTAATTGGACTTGATGCCattgttatcaaaacaaaaccttcAGTCCTGTAGTAATAATATTGAAGGttctttattcaaaaatattaaaactcaatagatatttttttaaatcaatttgaaattccATGTGTCCAAATCAGTTTATTTAGATTTGTTAAAGCATTTACCTATGTAACTCCTAATAAAAAGATGATATTTAATTACAGCATACCGACTGAAATGTAGCAGTACCCGGTTCTACAGACTTTGGAGTAATTGCTATGATCACTATCATAGTGTAGGAACCTGTTTTGGACGTCTTAGAAGCCAGCATCTATTCTATAGATACGTAGGAGGTATATTCGCTAGCGATACATTACATCAATTATAAATCTCatcgttttcaatttttttttatatatatacttgtgATAGAAAGTAAAAGAAACCGAATTCTAAGGAATCGCATCAGACGCAACTAATGCCAAAGTCTTATGTTCGCTATAATAAATGACTGttagttttaaacatttattactgttatttttgttttaaattgatctATGCTATATTTACAGGTAGCTCATATGGTGGCATTTTTGGTCGACACAGTGTCACGAAATATAGCTATAGCTATTACAGAAGTCATCATGGTTTTAGCATTAGGCATAACAGATTTTCTTATCATGGAGTTTGTAAGTTGTTATTAAAAATACCCGTCattaaatagaaaatgaaaaaaaaactcatcaacgTATGAATCATATTAGTAGACATTTTACTGTATAAGTAAATGTTCTTTTAATTCTTTCCTAGCATAGGCATTCTATGCAAATTTGCATATTGTACATGCACGTATTTGTACGCGATGTTAAGTGGGAATTGGACTTGATGCCATTGTTATCAAAGCAAAACATAGTCCTGTAGTAATAATATTGAAGGTTCgttattcaaaaatattaaaactcaatagatattttttttaaatcaatttgaaattccATGTGTCCAAATCAGTTTATTTAGATTTGTTAAAGCATTTACCTATGTAACTACTAATAAAAAGATGATATTTAATTACAGCATACCGACTGAAATGTAGCAGCACCCGGTTCTACAGACTTTGGAGTAATTGCTATGATCATTATCATAGTGTAGGAACCTGTTTTGGACGTCTTAGAAGCCAGCATCTATTCTATAGATACGTTGGAGGTATATTTGTTTGCGATGCATTTCAACAAACTATAAATCTCttcgttttcaaatatttttttttatatttacttgtgATAGAAAGTAAAAGGAACCAAATTCTAAGGTTAATCCAATGAATCGCATCGGACGCATCTAATGTCAAAGTCTTATGTTCACTATAATAACTGACTTAGTTGTAaacatttattactgttatttttgttttaagttgaTCTATGCTATATTTACAGGTAGCTCATATGGTGGCATTTTTGGTCGACACAGTGTCACGAAATATAGCTATAGCTATTACAGAAGTCATCATGGTTTTAGCATTAGGCATAACAGATTTTCTTATCATGGAGTTTGTAAGTTGTTATTAAAAATACCCGTCATTAAAtagaatatgaagaaaaaaacccatcaaCGTATGAATCATATTAGTAGACATTTCACTGTATAAGTAAATGTTCTTTTAATTCTTTCCTAGCATAGGCATTCTATGCAAATTTGCATATTGTACATGAGCGTGTCTTCACGCAATGTTAAGTAGGAATTGGACTTGATTCCATTGTTATCAAAGCAAAACCTTCAGTCCTGTAGTAATAATATTGAAGGTTCtttattcaaaaaaaataaaactcaatagacaatttttaaaatcaattcaaaattCCATGTGTCCAAATCAGTTTATTTAGATTTGTTAAAGCATTTACCTATGTAACTCCTAATAAAAAGATAATATTTAATTACAGCATACCGACTGAAATGTAGCAGTACCCGGTTCTACAGACTTTGGAGTAATTGCTATGATCACTATCATAGTGTAGGAACCTGTTTTGGACGTCTTAGAAGCCAGCATCTATTCTATAGATACGTAGGAGGTATATTCGTTAGCGATACATTACATAAATTATAAATCTCTgcgttttcaaattgtttttttatatttacttgtgATAGAAAGTAAAAGAAACCGAATTCTAAGGAATCGCATCAGACGCAACTAACGCCAAAGTCTTATGTTCACTATAATAAATGACTGTcagttttaaacatttattactgttatttttgttttaaaatgatctATGCTATATTTACAGGTAGCTCATATGGTGGCATTTTTGGTGGACACAGTGTCACGAAATATAGCTATAGCTATTACAGAAGTCATCATGGTTTTAGCATTAGACATAACAGATTTTCTTATCATGGAGTTTGTAAGTTGTTACTGAAAATACCCATTATgtataagaaaatgaaaaaaaacatcgACATATGAATCAAATATTTGACGCATTTGTAAGTTCAAAGTAATAAGAATATCACTGCAATATATATAAAACCCattcttaaattaaaattttgtacgtCGTCAGACACCAGTGTCCTCTACAAaaagacctatagttgttaatttctgtgtcgttttggtcttttgtggacagttgtctcattggcaatcatatcacatcttcttttttatattcacagtCACAGTTGAATAATAAAGAAGTCAAATTGATAAATTAAATTACGAAATTAAAGAGCAATGAAAACCCAAATATCTGACACTTTCTGCTAAATACTGCCTCGGTTATCTATTCATGGGATAAAATATCTGTAGTATATCGAAAACATTATATGTGAACTTTGTAAACATGTACCATATCAAGGATAAATCATGCTGACAAAAATTAATACTGAATTTGTCATCGATTTCATCTATTTTAGAAGCAAACCAAACATAGAcctgtgttttgtttttgatgttgTGCTCAGATAAAGAAAATCAATTTCTTTAAAGTcttaaaaataagtattttttatatcataaagacTTACTGAAGCATTTATCAGTGTTGCACCTTAGCAAAATATATTACTGGCTTTCAGCATACAGACTGAAGTGTAGCAGCACCCGATTCTACAGACTTTGGAGTAATTGCTATGATCACTATCATAGTGTAGGAACCTGTTTTGGACGACTTAGAAGCCAACATCTTTTCTACAGATACGTTGGAGGTATATTCATTAACgatatatttagaaaatataaatgtctgcgttttcacattttttaaatagatacttCGAATAAAAGGTAAAAGAAACTAAATTCCAAGATTAATTCAGGGAATCGCCATGGACGCAACTAATTTTAAAACCTTGTTCTCTGTCATTAAAGCTTATGTAAATACAATTAGTACTGTATTTAATGTTTTTGTGAAAACATGATCTGtgttaataaatatttacagGTAGCTCATACGGTGGCATTATCGGTGGATACGGTCACAGTAGATATAGCTATAGCTATTACAGAAGTCATCATGGATTCAGTATTAGACATAAAAGATTTTCTTATCATGGAGTTTGTAAGTTGTTACTACAAATACCtataatattttttagaaatgaaACGAAACATAgacaaacacaaatatattttaacaaataaagaTCTGGTAATCTAATCCTGCGGATGAACATCTATAGTATTTCCAAAACATTGTATGTTTTGTTAGCAGTTACCACATTAAGGACAAATCATGTCAACACaaagtcattttaaaatatttcatcttaatatgttttaaatttttgtaatcacAACCAAAAGTTTCTCCttgtgtttttcttttgtgtttttgttgtttgactACCAAGGCAATTATTTTTAAGTTTTCAACAGTATGCTTTACATTATACAAGACTTGTATTAGCCTTTTACAAATAGACTCTTCATATATACCAggaatacaaatttatatatctacgccagacgcgcgtgtcgtctacaaaagactctttagtgacgctcgaatgaaaaaatgttaaaaaggccaaataaagaaaataattatatttgatttcaGCATACCGACTGAAATGTAGCAGCACCCGATTCTACAGACTTTGGAGTAATTGCTATGATCATTATCATAGTGTAGGAACCTGTTTTGGACGACTTAGAAGACAACATCTGTTTTATAGATACGTTGGAGGTTTGTTCGTTAACAATATTTGAAGACAAATGAATCTCTATATCTCCATCAAGCTTTTAAAAAAACCCATCAATTCTAAAAAAGTTTCAGAATAAAACATCTCTTCCATGATAAAGATGATAAATGATTGACATTATCGTAAACGAAGCAGGAAGACAaagtatttatatgtattttgatatttaattgaACCTCATTATAAATACCTTGGGAGAACATAATGAATAACAATGCAATGTCTGTAGTTTAATAAGACTTGCTAGTGCATCTGTCAGTTAAAATAATCAGTTTCTGCTCAACTAATGACTGATGCCAGAACCAGATATAAAACGCAGTTAAACAGATAACTCATAGCATgaataaattatgaattataGCACTGGAAACATATTTTCGAAATAACCTGAAAAGCATAATATGCAATATTTGATGTTCTATTGTTACATGCTTTTCAAGTATTGAAACTatctttgttttcaaaatttttgctTTGAGCATAATTCACGAAGCTCAATTAAGGAAATAGTCTGAGAtgcaaacaaatataaagtatggTATTCACCATAACAAATGCCTGTTGGTTTCAAATGCTATTATAACtggttttctttttaattttatttgagaaattgacttatgtttatacatatttatagGTAGCTCATATGGTGGTATTGTTGGTGGATACGGTCACGGTAGATACAGCTATAGTTATTacagaaatcatcatggattcaGTATAAGACATAACAGATTTATTTATCATGGAGTATGTAAGTTGGTACTGAAAATATacattcatatagaaaaaaaggaaaataaaagaaatataagccGACTTAGTAAATGCTTTGTTTGCATAAAGTCATAGGAGGAATATTGCTAAgctttataaataaactcatataATATGATTAACATTTTGTACGTCTGTTTTGTGTTTAATTTACTAAATAATCACCAGAAACACTCGTGTACAAAGAAAAATATCGTTTCGTTCTTGACATTGTTATGAAACCTCTATTGAACTCCCGGGCTATATTCATTCGTTTTTCAGTTTATGTGTTTGGTcttgtattgatataaaaaaaagtaaaataactaaactctgaacttaaaataaattttaaaataaacagtGCCTAATCTTATAGCaaaataaaaatcttgaaaacatcaaaagaataaaaatatttttaaagtttaaaaagatgtAGTTTTGATGAAGGTTTTTTTAAAAGCATTACACAAAGAACCACCCAAGAAAAAGATAATATTTAATTACAGCATACCAACTGAAATGTAGTAGCAGTCGGTTCTACAGGTTATGGAGTGACTGCTATGATGACTATCATAGTGTAGGTGATTGTTTTGGACTACTTAGAAGACAGCATCTGTTCTACAAATACGTTGCAGGTATATTTTTAAACGATCTTTTGACGCAAACAACaccaattttatatgtttttaatatttttattaaatattcagaAAAGACGTAAATGAATAGTCTATTGACAAATCACATATCTTAGACAATCGgtaaaaattaagtaaaatgaGGGCGAATATAGAAAGGTAGAAATAATGAGAACATTCGAAATCTGTTAGAATGATTTATTAGCAAAAAGGATGGGTAAAtgagataaaaaattaaaaagctaTGTTGTTATCAAAATTTACTTGAATTGTCAATGCAAACGGTTTCATAAATTTATACTTTGTAAATTCATTGAATATCtatgtagttatttatatttacagTTCAACATGCCATCGGACTAAATTTGTTGCGTAAGCACAGCCATATTGCCAATCACCATGTGAATGCAATTAATAATGTAGCCAACAAACATGTTGCAAGGATATCACACGTATCTAAAAAACACGAACGTAATATTGCTAACCAGGCAGGAAAACATGTTCACAAAATTGCAAGCGTGGCCAATAAACACATAAATAGATTTAAAGCACTCGTAGATTTCCACATAAAAAGACTTCACAAACACACAAAACAACATCTTTCAGCTCTTGAATACCAACATAAAAGACATTTACATGACCGCGAGTATCAGAACAAAAAGCATGAGTTGAAGGTCAACTACTTGCACGGAAAACACGAGCATACCATCAATAAACTACATGACTACCATGGCATTTATGGTGTCGGACACTTAGTGAGCTACTTGGATTACTACAAGAAATACCATGGATTTAAAATCAGTCACAACAGATTTTTATATGGAGGCAAAGGTAAGAAAGTTTTAAAGTTTAAAGAGATGACTATAGTGTCCTAAACCTATCTtttgaaaaacaattgtcatgtTTCAGTGAATTAAGGGTATTTAATATTGCAAACtgtgtattttatttaacaaaaaatattgtcTCATGGTGGTATGAATATATTTGAGTAGGAggttttattttctgaaataaagaCCTTGAAAATAGTATAttgaatttagaagaaataagacgccttttgtttcttttgttcacCTTGTATAGGaaactaaaacataaataaataatagacgtctgaaaattgtttaaatgccAAGTATTTTGAATCTTCGATATAATTCCGGTGAAATCCTCAGCCTGAGTAAACAAAATATTGTGCCTTCTACAGCTGACTATGTGCTATGGgctttgttaattgttgaaggtcatccggtgacctgtaattgttaatagTCTGTGTCTtgtggtctcttgtgtagagttgtctcattgacaatcacaccacaACATCTTATAATCTTATGCATTATGATTATAAAAAGTATCATGACATATTTTCATAGCATACACACTGAAATGTGGACTACAACGATTTTATAATTTATGGAGTAACTGCTGGTCTAGTTATCACAGAAGAAGTTTATGTTTTGGACGACTCAGGAAGAGCCATCTCTTTGAATTATATTCCGGAGGTAATTAAccttgttatgtttttttttatcatactcgCCTATTATTAAAATAatcggaagcgcttcattctaaaaatgtacccacggtcaacgcttttacaaccctataaagttacaaaaagaagcattcaatacttataattacatgttttagctatgataatgaaaacacgaattttatacattttattatttaattcacatgtgcactttattgttagagcacgtgttatcatgaatgaaaagttgtattgagcaatgcaactgcttacggaataacacgtgctgtgcagttagccaatcagaataacatattataatgaaacatacatataatgtaattatttatatatgtgaAACAAATATAAAGAATCATAAAACTTCTAAAAGCTATCCGATCGGAAGAAAATGCTAAAGGTAATATTCTTTAATAACAGATTACGACAATGACTACGCTCCTGGGGCAGTAGTTGTGAAGAAAACAGTCTATAGTGGCGGGTATCATCTGGGTGACAGCCATGTAGTAACTTACATGGACTACTACAAGAAATACCATGGATTCAAAATCAGTCACAGTAGATTTACATACGGAGGAAAAGGTGAGCCAGTTTACAACTAATTTAAACATAATAATATCATGGACATACTAAAGTAGACTTATAAAATAATGCAAGTCAATTTGATGTTGCTTATCAGATATAATAATGGAAGTTGAATTTATGTTCACGATGATATATTTTCTGAATTACTCTGAAATGATCGATTGATTTCAATTCAGTTtccaacaatgaacaaatcaATAACCGCATAGCAAGGTTTAAATGCCCCATCGTTAATTAAAACGAAAACCAACTGGTGGATAATTGTACAAAACAACAAACGAAAAATGAATATAATGTAGAACTGCAAACGACAGCCATTGACTAACATGTTTACTGACTTAGTGACAAGATCATAAAAATGTGGCTGGGTTTAACACGTTAGTGACGTCCAACTATCCCCAAATCTAACCTTTAGACGGTGGTATAATGTAAAATGTCTGATTACATATAATTCTATCTTGAATCAGGGAACTAAAACACTGAGTTGTTTGTAATACATGGTAAATTACCTCTCCCTgtagttgtaataaaaaaatattataatgtatttGTAGCATACACACTGAAATGTGGATTACAAAGATTCTATAACGTATGGAGTGATTGCTGGTCCAGTTATCATAGCAGAAGTGCCTGTTTTGGTCGACTACTAAATCAACACCTCTTTTCAGTATACCACGGAGGTaaatgttttttcatgatttgTCTTTTTAGtatcaaatttattgaaaattgataTGACTTTGTATAAGCTCTGTTGTTTATGTTGTTGTTTATAAAATTAAGACCATATGGTTTTGCATTTAAAAAGATAATAAGCatgctttaatttcagaaatgaaGAACCATAGATAAATAACATGTCGTTTCTTTTTAGACAATTATAGACGCGTAAAATTTcttgttaattaaaaaaagaatatatctGATCAATATGTTGTCAAAAGATTTGAATTAGAAAACAATATTTGTATTAAGATGTAATTGTAAAGATGAGGAATACTAAAATGTGTATTTGTTAATAGCAGATTACGACGTTGGGTATTCTCCTAAAACAGTTGTTGTGAAGACGGCATCATATGATGATGATTTGTACTGACAACTGAGGTAATCATAGCAAACATACTTTTACTcttctcttcaacttcgtcttTTTTTTCGAACGCCACTGTTAAGTCTTTTGTAAACGGAAACAAGACGGTGGTGTACAAAACAATAAGCCTGATATCTTCAGTAAACTTTAAGTATTCTGCAATAAgccttttaatttgatttgatattttcattcaagttattactcttttatttattactcaatttattttaACACTCTAACTTCTTGAACAATTAAGTTTTAACACAGTACCGccctttttaatttaaaattgtaaaatgaaGGAGTTACCAGGTGAACATATTATATAGTGTCAAACGGTATCGACAAATGATATGAGAATATAAGAATTGAATGAAAAAAACGATTATCTCTTATATACGATAATAAAGCTTGACATCCAGGGTATAATGTTGATTAT contains:
- the LOC139514307 gene encoding uncharacterized protein isoform X3; this encodes MARGICILLLVVVAAVSTSGYGSYRSYDTAVYSGYPIHTTSSVVTHHSSHHSYHGVSYYKRYHGFKIRHRRFSYHGLGYKLRCGKSRFYRLWRRCYGKYHSRSRCFGVFRTRHLFGLYKGHGYGYGGGYLSYYKKYHGFKLRHNRFFYGGLGYKLRCARRRFYRSWRSCYIRYHSRSRCFGYLRKRHLFGIYKGHGYGGGYLSYYRKYHGFKLRHNRFFYGGHGYKLRCARRRFYRSWRSCYRRYHSRSRCFGYLRKRHLFGIYHRGYSGHVYNGYRSVRSHTKYSYSYYRSHHGFSIRHSRFSYHGVSYRLKCSSTRFYRLWSNCYDHYHSVGTCFGRLRRQHLFYRYVGGSSYGGIFGGHSVTKYSYSYYRSHHGFSIRHNRFSYHGVSYRLKCSSTRFYRLWSNCYDHYHSVGTCFGRLRSQHLFYRYVGGSSYGGIFGRHSVTKYSYSYYRSHHGFSIRHKRFSYHGVSYRLKCSSTRFYRLWSNCYDHYHSVGTCFGRLRSQHLFYRYVGGSSYGGIFGRHSVTKYSYSYYRSHHGFSIRHNRFSYHGVSYRLKCSSTRFYRLWSNCYDHYHSVGTCFGRLRSQHLFYRYVGGSSYGGIFGRHSVTKYSYSYYRSHHGFSIRHNRFSYHGVSYRLKCSSTRFYRLWSNCYDHYHSVGTCFGRLRSQHLFYRYVGGSSYGGIFGGHSVTKYSYSYYRSHHGFSIRHNRFSYHGVSYRLKCSSTRFYRLWSNCYDHYHSVGTCFGRLRSQHLFYRYVGGSSYGGIIGGYGHSRYSYSYYRSHHGFSIRHKRFSYHGVSYRLKCSSTRFYRLWSNCYDHYHSVGTCFGRLRRQHLFYRYVGGSSYGGIVGGYGHGRYSYSYYRNHHGFSIRHNRFIYHGVSYQLKCSSSRFYRLWSDCYDDYHSVGDCFGLLRRQHLFYKYVAVQHAIGLNLLRKHSHIANHHVNAINNVANKHVARISHVSKKHERNIANQAGKHVHKIASVANKHINRFKALVDFHIKRLHKHTKQHLSALEYQHKRHLHDREYQNKKHELKVNYLHGKHEHTINKLHDYHGIYGVGHLVSYLDYYKKYHGFKISHNRFLYGGKAYTLKCGLQRFYNLWSNCWSSYHRRSLCFGRLRKSHLFELYSGDYDNDYAPGAVVVKKTVYSGGYHLGDSHVVTYMDYYKKYHGFKISHSRFTYGGKAYTLKCGLQRFYNVWSDCWSSYHSRSACFGRLLNQHLFSVYHGADYDVGYSPKTVVVKTASYDDDLY
- the LOC139514307 gene encoding uncharacterized protein isoform X14 — its product is MARGICILLLVVVAAVSTSGYGSYRSYDTAVYSGYPIHTTSSVVTHHSSHHSYHGVSYYKRYHGFKIRHRRFSYHGLGYKLRCGKSRFYRLWRRCYGKYHSRSRCFGVFRTRHLFGLYKGHGYGYGGGYLSYYKKYHGFKLRHNRFFYGGLGYKLRCARRRFYRSWRSCYIRYHSRSRCFGYLRKRHLFGIYKGHGYGGGYLSYYRKYHGFKLRHNRFFYGGHGYKLRCARRRFYRSWRSCYRRYHSRSRCFGYLRKRHLFGIYHRGYSGHVYNGYRSVRSHTKYSYSYYRSHHGFSIRHSRFSYHGVSYRLKCSSTRFYRLWSNCYDHYHSVGTCFGRLRRQHLFYRYVGGSSYGGIFGGHSVTKYSYSYYRSHHGFSIRHNRFSYHGVSYRLKCSSTRFYRLWSNCYDHYHSVGTCFGRLRSQHLFYRYVGGSSYGGIFGRHSVTKYSYSYYRSHHGFSIRHKRFSYHGVSYRLKCSSTRFYRLWSNCYDHYHSVGTCFGRLRSQHLFYRYVGGSSYGGIFGRHSVTKYSYSYYRSHHGFSIRHNRFSYHGVSYRLKCSSTRFYRLWSNCYDHYHSVGTCFGRLRSQHLFYRYVGGSSYGGIFGRHSVTKYSYSYYRSHHGFSIRHNRFSYHGVSYRLKCSSTRFYRLWSNCYDHYHSVGTCFGRLRSQHLFYRYVGGSSYGGIFGGHSVTKYSYSYYRSHHGFSIRHNRFSYHGVSYRLKCSSTRFYRLWSNCYDHYHSVGTCFGRLRSQHLFYRYVGGSSYGGIIGGYGHSRYSYSYYRSHHGFSIRHKRFSYHGVSYQLKCSSSRFYRLWSDCYDDYHSVGDCFGLLRRQHLFYKYVAVQHAIGLNLLRKHSHIANHHVNAINNVANKHVARISHVSKKHERNIANQAGKHVHKIASVANKHINRFKALVDFHIKRLHKHTKQHLSALEYQHKRHLHDREYQNKKHELKVNYLHGKHEHTINKLHDYHGIYGVGHLVSYLDYYKKYHGFKISHNRFLYGGKAYTLKCGLQRFYNLWSNCWSSYHRRSLCFGRLRKSHLFELYSGDYDNDYAPGAVVVKKTVYSGGYHLGDSHVVTYMDYYKKYHGFKISHSRFTYGGKAYTLKCGLQRFYNVWSDCWSSYHSRSACFGRLLNQHLFSVYHGDYDVGYSPKTVVVKTASYDDDLY
- the LOC139514307 gene encoding uncharacterized protein isoform X11, translated to MARGICILLLVVVAAVSTSGYGSYRSYDTAVYSGYPIHTTSSVVTHHSSHHSYHGVSYYKRYHGFKIRHRRFSYHGLGYKLRCGKSRFYRLWRRCYGKYHSRSRCFGVFRTRHLFGLYKGHGYGYGGGYLSYYKKYHGFKLRHNRFFYGGLGYKLRCARRRFYRSWRSCYIRYHSRSRCFGYLRKRHLFGIYKGHGYGGGYLSYYRKYHGFKLRHNRFFYGGHGYKLRCARRRFYRSWRSCYRRYHSRSRCFGYLRKRHLFGIYHRGYSGHVYNGYRSVRSHTKYSYSYYRSHHGFSIRHSRFSYHGVSYRLKCSSTRFYRLWSNCYDHYHSVGTCFGRLRRQHLFYRYVGGSSYGGIFGGHSVTKYSYSYYRSHHGFSIRHNRFSYHGVSYRLKCSSTRFYRLWSNCYDHYHSVGTCFGRLRSQHLFYRYVGGSSYGGIFGRHSVTKYSYSYYRSHHGFSIRHKRFSYHGVSYRLKCSSTRFYRLWSNCYDHYHSVGTCFGRLRSQHLFYRYVGGSSYGGIFGRHSVTKYSYSYYRSHHGFSIRHNRFSYHGVSYRLKCSSTRFYRLWSNCYDHYHSVGTCFGRLRSQHLFYRYVGGSSYGGIFGGHSVTKYSYSYYRSHHGFSIRHNRFSYHGVSYRLKCSSTRFYRLWSNCYDHYHSVGTCFGRLRSQHLFYRYVGGSSYGGIIGGYGHSRYSYSYYRSHHGFSIRHKRFSYHGVSYRLKCSSTRFYRLWSNCYDHYHSVGTCFGRLRRQHLFYRYVGGSSYGGIVGGYGHGRYSYSYYRNHHGFSIRHNRFIYHGVSYQLKCSSSRFYRLWSDCYDDYHSVGDCFGLLRRQHLFYKYVAVQHAIGLNLLRKHSHIANHHVNAINNVANKHVARISHVSKKHERNIANQAGKHVHKIASVANKHINRFKALVDFHIKRLHKHTKQHLSALEYQHKRHLHDREYQNKKHELKVNYLHGKHEHTINKLHDYHGIYGVGHLVSYLDYYKKYHGFKISHNRFLYGGKAYTLKCGLQRFYNLWSNCWSSYHRRSLCFGRLRKSHLFELYSGDYDNDYAPGAVVVKKTVYSGGYHLGDSHVVTYMDYYKKYHGFKISHSRFTYGGKAYTLKCGLQRFYNVWSDCWSSYHSRSACFGRLLNQHLFSVYHGADYDVGYSPKTVVVKTASYDDDLY
- the LOC139514307 gene encoding uncharacterized protein isoform X13, which codes for MARGICILLLVVVAAVSTSGYGSYRSYDTAVYSGYPIHTTSSVVTHHSSHHSYHGVSYYKRYHGFKIRHRRFSYHGLGYKLRCGKSRFYRLWRRCYGKYHSRSRCFGVFRTRHLFGLYKGHGYGYGGGYLSYYKKYHGFKLRHNRFFYGGLGYKLRCARRRFYRSWRSCYIRYHSRSRCFGYLRKRHLFGIYKGHGYGGGYLSYYRKYHGFKLRHNRFFYGGHGYKLRCARRRFYRSWRSCYRRYHSRSRCFGYLRKRHLFGIYHRGYSGHVYNGYRSVRSHTKYSYSYYRSHHGFSIRHSRFSYHGVSYRLKCSSTRFYRLWSNCYDHYHSVGTCFGRLRRQHLFYRYVGGSSYGGIFGGHSVTKYSYSYYRSHHGFSIRHNRFSYHGVSYRLKCSSTRFYRLWSNCYDHYHSVGTCFGRLRSQHLFYRYVGGSSYGGIFGRHSVTKYSYSYYRSHHGFSIRHKRFSYHGVSYRLKCSSTRFYRLWSNCYDHYHSVGTCFGRLRSQHLFYRYVGGSSYGGIFGRHSVTKYSYSYYRSHHGFSIRHNRFSYHGVSYRLKCSSTRFYRLWSNCYDHYHSVGTCFGRLRSQHLFYRYVGGSSYGGIFGGHSVTKYSYSYYRSHHGFSIRHNRFSYHGVSYRLKCSSTRFYRLWSNCYDHYHSVGTCFGRLRSQHLFYRYVGGSSYGGIIGGYGHSRYSYSYYRSHHGFSIRHKRFSYHGVSYRLKCSSTRFYRLWSNCYDHYHSVGTCFGRLRRQHLFYRYVGGSSYGGIVGGYGHGRYSYSYYRNHHGFSIRHNRFIYHGVSYQLKCSSSRFYRLWSDCYDDYHSVGDCFGLLRRQHLFYKYVAVQHAIGLNLLRKHSHIANHHVNAINNVANKHVARISHVSKKHERNIANQAGKHVHKIASVANKHINRFKALVDFHIKRLHKHTKQHLSALEYQHKRHLHDREYQNKKHELKVNYLHGKHEHTINKLHDYHGIYGVGHLVSYLDYYKKYHGFKISHNRFLYGGKAYTLKCGLQRFYNLWSNCWSSYHRRSLCFGRLRKSHLFELYSGDYDNDYAPGAVVVKKTVYSGGYHLGDSHVVTYMDYYKKYHGFKISHSRFTYGGKAYTLKCGLQRFYNVWSDCWSSYHSRSACFGRLLNQHLFSVYHGDYDVGYSPKTVVVKTASYDDDLY
- the LOC139514307 gene encoding uncharacterized protein isoform X12 gives rise to the protein MARGICILLLVVVAAVSTSGYGSYRSYDTAVYSGYPIHTTSSVVTHHSSHHSYHGVSYYKRYHGFKIRHRRFSYHGLGYKLRCGKSRFYRLWRRCYGKYHSRSRCFGVFRTRHLFGLYKGHGYGYGGGYLSYYKKYHGFKLRHNRFFYGGLGYKLRCARRRFYRSWRSCYIRYHSRSRCFGYLRKRHLFGIYKGHGYGGGYLSYYRKYHGFKLRHNRFFYGGHGYKLRCARRRFYRSWRSCYRRYHSRSRCFGYLRKRHLFGIYHRGYSGHVYNGYRSVRSHTKYSYSYYRSHHGFSIRHSRFSYHGVSYRLKCSSTRFYRLWSNCYDHYHSVGTCFGRLRRQHLFYRYVGGSSYGGIFGGHSVTKYSYSYYRSHHGFSIRHNRFSYHGVSYRLKCSSTRFYRLWSNCYDHYHSVGTCFGRLRSQHLFYRYVGGSSYGGIFGRHSVTKYSYSYYRSHHGFSIRHKRFSYHGVSYRLKCSSTRFYRLWSNCYDHYHSVGTCFGRLRSQHLFYRYVGGSSYGGIFGRHSVTKYSYSYYRSHHGFSIRHNRFSYHGVSYRLKCSSTRFYRLWSNCYDHYHSVGTCFGRLRSQHLFYRYVGGSSYGGIFGRHSVTKYSYSYYRSHHGFSIRHNRFSYHGVSYRLKCSSTRFYRLWSNCYDHYHSVGTCFGRLRSQHLFYRYVGGSSYGGIFGGHSVTKYSYSYYRSHHGFSIRHNRFSYHGVSYRLKCSSTRFYRLWSNCYDHYHSVGTCFGRLRSQHLFYRYVGGSSYGGIIGGYGHSRYSYSYYRSHHGFSIRHKRFSYHGVSYQLKCSSSRFYRLWSDCYDDYHSVGDCFGLLRRQHLFYKYVAVQHAIGLNLLRKHSHIANHHVNAINNVANKHVARISHVSKKHERNIANQAGKHVHKIASVANKHINRFKALVDFHIKRLHKHTKQHLSALEYQHKRHLHDREYQNKKHELKVNYLHGKHEHTINKLHDYHGIYGVGHLVSYLDYYKKYHGFKISHNRFLYGGKAYTLKCGLQRFYNLWSNCWSSYHRRSLCFGRLRKSHLFELYSGDYDNDYAPGAVVVKKTVYSGGYHLGDSHVVTYMDYYKKYHGFKISHSRFTYGGKAYTLKCGLQRFYNVWSDCWSSYHSRSACFGRLLNQHLFSVYHGADYDVGYSPKTVVVKTASYDDDLY